In the genome of Brachypodium distachyon strain Bd21 chromosome 3, Brachypodium_distachyon_v3.0, whole genome shotgun sequence, the window CCCAGACGCAAATTGATTTCCCTCGATCCCGTGCGGCTGCTCCCGATTTTCTCTCATCCCCTTTCTCCCCCGATGCAATCTGGGCAAagggcggccgcctccgctcGCCCTCCACCTACTGCAGCACCCCGGCCAGCGGCCAGCACAccccggccgcctccgctcGCACTCCACCTGCTGCAGCACCCCGGCCGCCTCTGCTCCCAACGGCCAGCGCACCCCATCttcgttgccgccgccgtcgaaaTCCCCTGCTCCGCTGGCCctctctgccgccgcccacAACCAtcatctccaccgccgcctaATCCATGAGAATGGACCGCAGTAGGGAGAAGGCACCCGGAGCACCATTCCTACCTCAGCACTTCAATTCGACCGATGGCAGGCAGCTCCTCCACCAGCAGATCTCTAAGTCAATGGTAAGTAAAATCTCCATATTTGGCCCTGTTTGTGTGTTAATCACCATGCTTGTGTGGTCTAGAAGATGCATCTAAAATCAGGGGGAATCATGGTAAATATATATTCTGTTTTGTCTTTGGATACTATATTTGTTATTGCCAAAACTGACTCAGAAGGGAATTCGGATTTGGGTTCAGTTACAATTTCAGTTCGTAAGTTTCTAATCCAGTGAATGAAAGTTAATTCCTtacaaataatcaaatcataTATGAGTTTAGTGTTGTCTTGATTTACCTTACTTGAATAAATTGATGGCAATGCACAATCCGAGTTAAGAAAATGGTGAACTTATAAGTAATTTATGTACAATAATCTTTGGAGACAAGTGAATTGCTTTGTATGTTGCTATCTTTGGAGACAAGTGCAGTTAGTCATAATTTACCTCATTTTAATCGTAGCTTTTGTAGTTGCCTCACTACTTTGTTATAAATTTCAGGCCAATGTATACCCATTCTCCTGATGCTTTGCTAAGTTTGTTACAGAATCAACAAACCACACCATTTCGCCCCACTCATCCATCCAATTTCCAATCTCCCCAACAAGGACAACCTAGTATGGAGAATTTCCATTTTGTTGGTGTTTCCCCACAAATTGGCTCATTttcaacaccaccaccacctcctcacAACAAATCCGGGTCTGCTTCGGCCGAAGTGGCTCCATCGGTTAGAGCTTctaagagagagaaaataccCTATGTTAATCCTGAAGAGGAACCAGAGTGTAACAGGACGGCACAACGCATGGCTTGGACActagaggaagagaggagattAGTAATGAGATGTCTTGTCTCAAAGTTTAAATTCTGATTATATGCGCTTGAATTTAGTTGCATGCTGGGAATTACTAATTTAGTTGTTCCCAAATGTAGGCAAGTGCTTGGTTGGAAAATTCGAATGATCCCATCGACGGGAATAACAAGAAGATCGAAAAGTATTGGGATGACATTGCCGCTTGCTACAACAGTACCACGCCAAGCATCTAGGCAGGAGCGCCAAAAGGTCATAGAGAGCCAGCAGAGGATGTCCAGCGACAAGGTTGACGCCGCAAGGCTTGCCAAAGAGACAAAGATGCTTGATGTTTACGAAAAACTGAAATTAGCTGACACAAGTTTGCTCGATGAGGAATCAAAGGCTGCACGTGTGAGGGCATTGGCAAGTATGGAGTTGATATTATTTCCTAAAGGAGACTGAGGTATAAAATCAACCTGTACAATACAAAATTATGGTTGTGCTGCTACTGTAATACTATCTCGCTATTAGAAAACTGTTATGTAATGCTATTATTATACTGAAGTGATTTCAGAAATGCATGGGTTCAAACGTACCGTGGTTTAAAAATTGATTTCAGATAACTGCTCTGTACCTTTGCCAAGCCTATGCATCAGTGTGAATGGAttgtatgcatgcatcagtGTTGATGCGATTAGTACCCATGTGAATGCGAAT includes:
- the LOC112271929 gene encoding uncharacterized protein LOC112271929; this encodes MAGSSSTSRSLSQWQVLGWKIRMIPSTGITRRSKSIGMTLPLATTVPRQASRQERQKVIESQQRMSSDKVDAARLAKETKMLDVYEKLKLADTSLLDEESKAARVRALASMELILFPKGD